Proteins encoded by one window of Lathyrus oleraceus cultivar Zhongwan6 chromosome 1, CAAS_Psat_ZW6_1.0, whole genome shotgun sequence:
- the LOC127134230 gene encoding uncharacterized protein LOC127134230, with product MDLDSDLHESPASPDLSGSQSNVDVKLTEKKKTKKRKKGKSKNNSSQSCVEADICLHGNEEKKQKVLSQAAEKGNGESEIQDKADNCNSVVVDADAKLLAKESVLEVVKMDIEQSINENSSNPKETSDSVKNGSPVNNHDEDLKVHDLSNKSQSIKTYSRKKLNDVNCKRNLECPSAENSNKEPIIQDHNNDGSHEVSDGPLRDVLMEGEKEHLTNQNKVEAEEMELIADYSSEKSSMTTSSIVDIPVTQHEERNARQKGHAELTRNGLCCLTDISDLSLSSGNSEISQCSVDRTIISNSKNKLLILDVNGLLADCVSDVPNGYYQPEPDFWVRRRKVYKRPFCDDFIQFCFERFHVGVWSSRTKSNVDDVIELLLGKSASRLLFCWNQSHCTTTKFNTVENRDKPLVLKELRKLWEKLEPGLPWEKGEFHESNTLLLDDSPYKALVNPKHTAIFPYSYRHHHIRDSALGPKGDLRGYLERLSKADNVQEFVSANPFGQRPIREANISWGYYLKVIESVKCSENDRLSAPDKEETPAPDKEETPTPVKEETSAPIKEEETSAPVKEEETSAPVKEETSALVKEETSAPVKEETA from the exons ATGGATTTGGATAGTGATTTGCACGAGTCACCAGCTTCGCCTGATTTGTCAGGTTCCCAAAGCAATGTAGATGTTAAATTGACAGagaaaaagaaaacgaaaaagaGAAAAAAGGGGAAGTCTAAAAATAACTCGAGCCAATCTTGTGTAGAAGCGGATATTTGTTTGCACGGGAATGAAGAAAAAAAGCAGAAAGTTCTCAGTCAGGCTGCAGAAAAGGGAAACGGAGAGAGTGAGATCCAAGACAAAGCAGACAACTGTAATTCAGTTGTAGTTGATGCTGATGCAAAGTTACTTGCTAAAGAGTCTGTGTTAGAAGTTGTAAAAATGGACATCGAGCAAAGTATAAATGAGAACAGTTCCAACCCCAAGGAAACAAGTGATTCTGTGAAGAATGGAAGTCCGGTAAACAATCATGATGAGGATCTAAAGGTTCATGATCTGTCTAATAAATCTCAGAGCATTAAAACCTATTCAAGGAAGAAATTAAATGATGTCAATTGTAAGAGAAACTTGGAATGCCCAAGTGCTGAAAATTCTAACAAAGAGCCAATTATCCAGGACCATAACAATGATGGTTCACATGAGGTTTCTGATGGACCATTGAGAGATGTCTTAATGGAAGGAGAAAAAGAACATTTAACCAATCAGAACAAAGTTGAAGCGGAGGAAATGGAGTTGATAGCAGACTACAGTTCTGAGAAAAGTTCTATGACTACATCTTCTATTGTAGATATTCCTGTTACACAACATGAAGAAAGAAATGCTAGACAGAAAGGTCATGCTGAGCTTACAAGAAATGGTCTGTGTTGTCTAACTGATATTTCTGATTTAAGCTTAAGCAGTGGTAATTCAGAGATATCACAATGCTCAGTGGACAGAACTATTATCAGCAACTCAAAGAACAAGCTTCTCATCCTTGATGTGAATGGACTTCTTGCAGATTGTGTCAGTGATGTTCCTAATGGGTATTATCAACCAGAACCAGATTTTTGGGTTAGAAGGAGAAAAG TGTATAAGAGGCCCTTTTGTGATGATTTTATACAGTTTTGCTTTGAGAGATTTCATGTGGGCGTTTGGTCATCTAGAACCAA GTCTAATGTTGATGATGTAATCGAACTTCTTTTGGGGAAATCTGCATCCAGACTGCTCTTTTGTTGG AATCAATCCCACTGTACTACAACAAAATTTAATACTGTTGAGAATAGAGATAAGCCCCTTGTGTTGAAGGAACTGAGAAAGTTATGGGAGAAGCTGGAACCTGGTCTTCCATGGGAGAAAGGAGAGTTCCATGAGTCAAACACATTACTACTCGATGACTCCCCTTACAAGGCACTTGTGAATCCT AAGCATACGGCTATATTCCCTTATTCTTACCGGCACCACCACATTAGAGACTCAGCATTAG GACCTAAAGGTGATCTTCGGGGTTATCTAGAAAGGCTGTCTAAGGCAGACAATGTTCAAGAGTTTGTGTCGGCGAATCCATTTGGCCAGCGGCCCATAAGAGAAGCAAATATATCCTGGGGTTACTATCTTAAAGTTATAGAATCAGTTAAGTGCAGTGAAAATGATAGGCTCTCAGCCCCAGATAAGGAGGAAACCCCAGCCCCAGATAAGGAGGAAACCCCAACCCCAGTCAAGGAGGAAACCTCAGCACCCATCAAGGAGGAGGAAACCTCAGCACCCGTCAAGGAGGAGGAAACCTCAGCACCTGTCAAGGAGGAAACCTCAGCACTCGTCAAGGAGGAAACCTCAGCACCAGTCAAGGAGGAGACTGCTTAA